Proteins encoded within one genomic window of Sphingomonas cannabina:
- a CDS encoding ribbon-helix-helix domain-containing protein, which yields MKVIPPPGGFLGPVKRSITIAGHETSISLEPLFWQALEAAAADRALPLSALVAAIDAARIEAADPPNLASAIRSWLFHEAQTGEDPSGLK from the coding sequence ATGAAGGTTATCCCACCCCCCGGCGGCTTCCTCGGCCCGGTGAAACGCTCGATCACCATCGCCGGGCACGAGACCTCGATCAGCCTGGAGCCGCTCTTCTGGCAGGCGCTGGAAGCGGCCGCTGCCGACCGCGCATTGCCGCTGTCCGCACTGGTCGCGGCGATCGACGCGGCGCGGATCGAGGCGGCCGATCCGCCCAACCTCGCCAGCGCGATCCGCAGCTGGCTGTTCCATGAGGCGCAGACCGGCGAGGATCCTTCCGGCCTGAAATAG
- the cobT gene encoding cobaltochelatase subunit CobT — MAQETPLDRFKSVLAGTARALSGKEDVELAFTADAPSQAGRHLKVPMPARTLPADQVAEARGFADSFALRLRHHDTALHARGAPQEAVARAVFDAVETARVEALGSKGYAGIADNLDQALEMRMKSDPIARARTPEEVPLSTAIGLMVRERLTGRAAPESATAGLALVSEWVEEKAGAELDALGLAIDDQRAFADLVTRLLEDLELTEGDMKPDESDEGGSDDEGTEEQEQDEGDDGDEEGAAGEGQVEARGEQRDTDADDGEASEQGEDSLDDAEGEPGDEGDEGMMPVRPNRPWSDMPPQFEYKAFTTRFDEVIAATELCDEDELDRLRAYLDQQLVHLQGVVTKLANRLQRRLMAQQARSWDFDQEEGLLDAARLARVVVNPMQSLSYKVERDTEFKDTVVTILIDNSGSMRGRPISIAAISADILARTLERVGVKTEILGFTTRAWKGGQAREAWLAAGRPPQPGRLNDVRHIVYKQADEPWRRAKRSLGLMMREGLLKENIDGEALLWAHQRLIARSEDRKILMVISDGAPVDDSTLSVNSGSYLERHLRQVIGWIEARSPVELVAIGIGHDVTRYYQKAVTIMDADQLAGTMIEQLAGLFEEA, encoded by the coding sequence ATGGCTCAGGAAACCCCTCTCGACCGCTTCAAGTCGGTGCTCGCCGGCACTGCCCGCGCGCTGTCGGGCAAGGAGGACGTCGAGCTCGCCTTCACCGCCGACGCACCGAGCCAGGCCGGGCGTCACCTCAAGGTGCCGATGCCCGCGCGCACCCTGCCTGCCGACCAGGTCGCAGAGGCGAGGGGCTTCGCCGACAGCTTCGCGCTGCGCCTGCGCCACCACGATACGGCCCTCCACGCCCGCGGCGCCCCGCAGGAGGCGGTGGCGCGCGCGGTGTTCGACGCGGTCGAGACCGCGCGGGTCGAGGCGCTGGGGTCGAAGGGTTATGCCGGCATCGCCGACAACCTCGACCAGGCGCTGGAGATGCGGATGAAGTCCGATCCGATCGCCCGCGCCCGCACGCCCGAGGAAGTGCCGCTGTCGACCGCGATCGGCCTGATGGTGCGCGAGCGGCTGACCGGCCGCGCGGCCCCCGAGAGCGCGACTGCCGGCCTGGCGCTGGTATCGGAATGGGTCGAGGAGAAGGCTGGCGCCGAGCTCGACGCGCTCGGCCTCGCGATCGACGACCAGCGGGCGTTCGCCGATCTGGTCACGCGCCTGCTCGAGGACCTTGAGCTCACCGAAGGCGACATGAAGCCCGACGAGAGCGACGAGGGCGGCAGCGACGACGAGGGCACGGAGGAGCAGGAGCAGGACGAAGGCGACGACGGCGACGAGGAAGGCGCCGCCGGCGAGGGCCAGGTCGAGGCGCGCGGCGAGCAGCGCGATACCGATGCCGACGACGGCGAGGCGAGCGAGCAGGGCGAGGACAGCCTCGACGACGCCGAGGGCGAGCCCGGCGACGAGGGCGACGAGGGCATGATGCCAGTACGCCCGAACCGCCCCTGGTCGGACATGCCGCCGCAGTTCGAGTACAAGGCGTTCACCACGCGCTTCGATGAGGTGATCGCTGCGACCGAGCTGTGCGACGAGGACGAGCTCGACCGCCTGCGCGCCTATCTCGACCAGCAGCTGGTCCATCTCCAGGGCGTGGTGACCAAGCTCGCCAACCGCCTCCAGCGCCGGCTGATGGCGCAGCAGGCGCGCTCGTGGGACTTCGACCAGGAGGAGGGATTGCTCGACGCGGCGCGGCTGGCGCGGGTGGTGGTCAACCCGATGCAGTCGCTGTCCTACAAGGTCGAGCGCGACACCGAGTTCAAGGATACCGTCGTCACCATCCTGATCGACAATTCGGGGTCGATGCGGGGCCGCCCGATCTCGATCGCGGCGATCAGCGCCGACATCCTCGCGCGCACCTTGGAGCGGGTCGGGGTCAAGACCGAGATCCTCGGCTTCACCACCCGCGCGTGGAAGGGCGGGCAGGCGCGCGAGGCATGGCTGGCGGCGGGCCGGCCGCCGCAGCCTGGCCGGCTCAACGACGTCCGCCACATCGTCTACAAGCAGGCCGACGAGCCGTGGCGCCGCGCCAAGCGCAGCCTCGGGCTGATGATGCGCGAGGGGCTGCTCAAGGAGAACATCGACGGCGAGGCGCTGCTGTGGGCGCACCAGCGGCTGATCGCGCGGAGCGAGGACCGCAAGATCCTGATGGTGATCTCCGACGGCGCGCCGGTCGACGATTCGACGCTGTCGGTCAATTCGGGCAGCTATCTGGAGCGGCACCTCAGGCAGGTGATCGGCTGGATCGAGGCGCGCTCGCCGGTCGAGCTGGTCGCGATCGGCATCGGCCACGACGTGACGCGCTACTACCAGAAGGCGGTGACGATCATGGACGCCGACCAGCTCGCCGGCACGATGATCGAGCAGCTCGCCGGGCTGTTCGAGGAGGCGTGA
- a CDS encoding type II toxin-antitoxin system VapC family toxin — MKCLLDSHTLIWWWNADPALSPAARAIMADRTNTIFVSAATAWELATKFRSGRLPSVGRRLDAFDAVIRDDGFHHLDVRHEHGLRGGLLESEHRDPFDRLLAAQALIEGLTVLTRDRAFVGFGCETLW, encoded by the coding sequence GTGAAGTGCCTGCTCGACAGTCATACGCTGATCTGGTGGTGGAATGCCGATCCGGCGTTGTCACCGGCCGCTCGCGCGATCATGGCGGATAGGACCAACACCATCTTCGTCAGCGCGGCGACGGCCTGGGAGCTTGCGACCAAATTCCGCTCGGGCCGATTGCCGTCGGTCGGCCGCCGGCTCGACGCATTCGATGCCGTTATCCGCGACGACGGTTTCCATCACCTCGACGTGCGGCATGAGCATGGCCTTCGCGGGGGCTTGCTCGAAAGCGAGCATCGCGATCCGTTCGACCGTCTGCTCGCCGCGCAGGCGCTGATCGAGGGATTGACCGTCCTGACGCGGGATCGCGCCTTTGTGGGCTTCGGCTGCGAGACGCTCTGGTAA
- a CDS encoding type II toxin-antitoxin system Phd/YefM family antitoxin: MAEADPQKTFNVHDAKTHLSRLMDRAHAGEEIILAKAGVPYAKLVPVDPVDLPPRKPGRFKGEFDGIPDSVWFDPFYSDEELDAFACEFADEPKT; this comes from the coding sequence ATGGCCGAAGCCGATCCGCAGAAGACGTTCAACGTCCACGACGCCAAGACCCATCTGTCGCGGCTGATGGATCGCGCGCACGCAGGCGAGGAGATCATCCTCGCGAAGGCGGGAGTGCCCTACGCCAAGCTGGTGCCGGTCGATCCGGTCGACCTGCCGCCGCGCAAGCCGGGGCGGTTCAAGGGCGAGTTCGACGGGATTCCGGATTCGGTGTGGTTCGATCCCTTCTATTCCGACGAGGAGCTCGATGCCTTCGCATGCGAGTTCGCCGACGAGCCGAAGACGTGA
- the cobS gene encoding cobaltochelatase subunit CobS — translation MTDIPNTQPDSRETTILDAPDKVVKVRELFGIDSDLEVPAFSEADERVPDLDPAYVFDPDTTLAILAGFAHNRRVMVQGYHGTGKSTHIEQVAARLNWPCIRINLDAHISRIDLIGRDAIVLKDGQQVTEFREGLLPWALQTPTALVFDEYDAGRPDVMFVIQRVLETEGKLTLLDQNRVIRPNPFFRLFATANTIGLGDTSGLYHGTQQINQGQMDRWNIVVTLNYLPAAVEAQIVLAKSGEYDKPGGKETVDNMVRVADLTRRGFINGDISTVMSPRTVITWAQNALIFGDVGFAFRLSFLNKCDDAERPLVAEYYQRVFGTDLPESVVGKA, via the coding sequence ATGACCGACATCCCCAACACCCAGCCCGACAGCCGCGAGACCACGATCCTCGACGCCCCTGACAAGGTGGTGAAGGTGCGCGAGCTGTTCGGCATCGACTCGGATCTGGAGGTGCCCGCCTTCAGCGAGGCGGACGAGCGCGTGCCCGATCTCGACCCGGCCTATGTGTTCGATCCCGACACCACGCTCGCGATCCTCGCCGGCTTCGCGCACAACCGCCGCGTGATGGTGCAGGGCTATCACGGCACCGGCAAGTCGACCCACATCGAGCAGGTGGCGGCGCGGCTCAACTGGCCGTGCATCCGCATCAACCTCGACGCGCACATCAGCCGCATCGACCTGATCGGCCGCGACGCGATCGTGCTCAAGGACGGCCAGCAGGTCACCGAGTTCCGCGAGGGCCTGCTGCCCTGGGCGCTGCAGACCCCTACGGCATTGGTGTTCGACGAGTATGACGCCGGCCGCCCCGACGTGATGTTCGTGATCCAGCGCGTGCTGGAGACCGAGGGCAAGCTGACCCTGCTCGACCAGAACCGGGTGATCCGGCCCAATCCCTTCTTCCGCCTGTTCGCCACCGCCAACACCATCGGCCTCGGCGACACCAGCGGGCTCTATCACGGTACCCAGCAGATCAACCAGGGCCAGATGGACCGCTGGAACATCGTGGTGACGCTCAACTACCTGCCGGCGGCGGTCGAGGCGCAGATCGTGCTCGCCAAGTCGGGCGAATACGACAAGCCCGGCGGTAAGGAGACGGTCGACAACATGGTGCGCGTGGCGGACTTGACCCGCCGTGGCTTCATCAACGGCGACATCTCGACCGTGATGAGCCCGCGCACGGTGATCACCTGGGCGCAGAACGCGCTGATCTTCGGCGACGTCGGCTTCGCCTTCCGCCTGTCGTTCCTCAACAAGTGCGACGACGCCGAGCGGCCGCTGGTCGCCGAATACTACCAGCGCGTGTTCGGGACGGACCTGCCGGAGAGCGTGGTGGGGAAGGCTTGA
- a CDS encoding winged helix-turn-helix transcriptional regulator produces the protein MTKHGNGAEKRWYDDACGTAFAMELVGERWSLLIVRELMFGPRRFGELRQGLPGISANVLTQRLEGLERAGILKRRKLPPPASVQVYELTPWGYESETAIQELGRWATRSPAHDPSLPVSAASIMLSFRTMYDRARAKGIGATIGFRFGDEGFVGVLTDEEIKVRRAEPEGDVVFETTPMGMAAIVYGGLPIAAAEANDMLTLEGDRALAERFVTLFPLPPKIEIEAAAA, from the coding sequence ATGACTAAACACGGAAATGGCGCGGAAAAACGGTGGTACGACGATGCGTGCGGCACCGCCTTCGCCATGGAGCTGGTGGGCGAACGCTGGTCGCTCCTGATCGTGCGCGAGCTGATGTTCGGGCCGCGCCGCTTCGGCGAGCTGCGCCAGGGCCTGCCGGGGATCAGCGCCAACGTGCTGACCCAGCGGCTCGAGGGGCTGGAGCGCGCCGGCATCCTCAAGCGTCGCAAGCTGCCGCCGCCTGCGTCGGTGCAGGTCTATGAGCTGACGCCCTGGGGTTATGAGAGCGAAACGGCGATCCAGGAGCTCGGCCGCTGGGCGACGCGCTCGCCGGCGCACGATCCGTCGCTGCCGGTGTCGGCCGCCTCGATCATGCTGTCGTTCCGCACCATGTACGACCGGGCACGCGCGAAGGGGATCGGCGCCACGATCGGCTTTCGCTTCGGCGACGAAGGCTTCGTGGGCGTGCTGACCGACGAGGAGATCAAGGTGCGCCGCGCCGAGCCGGAGGGCGATGTGGTGTTCGAGACCACACCGATGGGGATGGCGGCGATCGTCTACGGCGGCCTGCCGATCGCCGCCGCCGAGGCCAACGACATGCTCACGCTGGAGGGCGACCGCGCGCTCGCCGAACGCTTCGTGACGCTGTTCCCGCTGCCGCCGAAGATCGAAATCGAAGCCGCTGCGGCTTGA
- a CDS encoding VOC family protein, with protein sequence MAKMIFVNLPVADVEKSAAFYEALGFVRDLRFSQEGTAASMQWSDTIVVMLLSREYFGTFTPRPVADAKAATGALIALSRDSRVEVDAIAEAAAKAGGKADVRAPQDMGFMYGRTFEDLDGHIFEPMYMDVEAAMAAFAGEPA encoded by the coding sequence ATGGCCAAGATGATCTTCGTGAACCTGCCGGTCGCCGACGTGGAGAAGTCGGCCGCCTTCTACGAGGCGCTGGGCTTCGTCCGCGACTTGCGCTTCAGCCAGGAGGGCACCGCGGCATCGATGCAATGGTCGGACACGATCGTCGTCATGCTGCTGAGCCGCGAGTATTTCGGCACCTTCACCCCGCGGCCGGTCGCCGACGCCAAGGCCGCGACCGGTGCGCTGATCGCGCTGTCGCGTGACAGCCGCGTGGAGGTCGACGCGATCGCCGAGGCGGCGGCGAAGGCCGGCGGCAAGGCGGACGTCCGCGCGCCGCAGGACATGGGCTTCATGTACGGCCGCACCTTCGAGGACCTCGACGGCCATATCTTCGAGCCGATGTACATGGACGTCGAGGCGGCAATGGCGGCCTTCGCCGGCGAGCCGGCCTGA
- a CDS encoding DUF1428 domain-containing protein: MTYIEGFVLAVPAANKEAYREHAAGAAPLFREFGATRFVENWGDDVPDGKVNDLKGAVKAKDDEVVVFSWLEYPDKATRDAANQKMMSDPRMEEMGKTMPFDGMRMIFAGFEPIVEEGDGKGTGYTDGFLVPVTPEKREAYREMAAKAAVIFREHGATRVVEAWGDDVPDGKVTDYKGAVLAEKGENVVYSWIEWPSKEARNAGWEKVMADERMKPPAEMPFDGKRMIWGGFEPIVQA, translated from the coding sequence ATGACCTATATCGAAGGGTTCGTGCTGGCCGTGCCCGCCGCGAACAAGGAAGCCTATCGCGAACATGCCGCCGGCGCGGCGCCGCTGTTCAGGGAGTTCGGCGCGACCCGCTTCGTCGAGAACTGGGGCGACGACGTGCCGGACGGCAAGGTCAACGACCTGAAGGGCGCGGTGAAGGCCAAGGACGACGAGGTCGTGGTCTTCTCGTGGCTCGAATATCCCGACAAGGCCACGCGCGATGCCGCCAACCAGAAGATGATGAGCGACCCGCGCATGGAGGAGATGGGCAAGACCATGCCCTTCGACGGGATGCGCATGATCTTCGCCGGCTTCGAGCCGATCGTCGAGGAAGGCGACGGCAAGGGCACGGGCTATACCGACGGCTTCCTGGTGCCGGTGACGCCGGAGAAGCGCGAGGCCTATCGCGAGATGGCGGCCAAGGCGGCGGTGATCTTCCGCGAGCATGGCGCCACCCGGGTGGTCGAGGCGTGGGGCGACGACGTGCCCGACGGCAAGGTCACCGACTACAAGGGCGCGGTGCTCGCCGAGAAGGGCGAGAACGTCGTCTATTCCTGGATCGAATGGCCCTCGAAGGAGGCGCGCAACGCCGGCTGGGAGAAGGTGATGGCCGACGAGCGGATGAAGCCGCCCGCGGAGATGCCGTTCGACGGCAAGCGCATGATCTGGGGCGGCTTCGAGCCGATCGTCCAGGCGTAA
- a CDS encoding VOC family protein, which yields MANPQGTHIWYELLTSDRDAAVKFYEDVIGWTTAEFPGGHGGYIVASAGADGAAGIMTNPAPTPPVWLGYIGVDDVDASAEKIKALGGSVHFGPADIPDVGRFALVEDPQGVKFNIMRGFSPEDSKAWNRTGLGHCCWNELTTTDQVAALDFYGEMFGWRKDGAMPMGEQGDYTFLSDGEGMIGAVMNRQGPEQPAMWNYYFRIPDLDAALAKVRADGGKVHYEPMEVPGGERVSFCQDPQGAVFGLVEPAR from the coding sequence ATGGCGAACCCGCAGGGCACGCATATCTGGTACGAGCTGCTGACGAGCGATCGCGACGCGGCCGTCAAATTCTACGAGGACGTGATCGGCTGGACTACCGCCGAGTTTCCCGGCGGTCACGGCGGCTACATCGTCGCCAGTGCAGGCGCGGACGGGGCCGCCGGGATCATGACCAACCCGGCCCCCACCCCGCCGGTCTGGCTCGGCTATATCGGCGTCGACGACGTCGATGCCTCGGCCGAGAAGATCAAGGCGCTCGGCGGATCGGTCCACTTCGGTCCCGCCGACATTCCGGACGTCGGTCGCTTCGCACTGGTCGAAGACCCGCAGGGCGTAAAGTTCAACATCATGCGCGGGTTCAGTCCGGAGGACAGCAAGGCGTGGAACCGCACCGGCCTCGGCCACTGCTGCTGGAACGAGCTTACCACCACCGACCAGGTCGCCGCGCTCGATTTCTACGGCGAGATGTTCGGCTGGCGGAAGGATGGCGCGATGCCGATGGGCGAGCAGGGCGACTATACCTTCCTCAGCGACGGCGAGGGCATGATCGGCGCGGTGATGAACCGCCAGGGGCCCGAGCAGCCGGCGATGTGGAACTATTATTTCCGTATTCCCGACCTCGACGCCGCGCTGGCCAAGGTCCGCGCCGACGGCGGTAAGGTTCATTACGAGCCGATGGAAGTCCCCGGCGGCGAGCGCGTGTCCTTCTGCCAGGACCCGCAGGGTGCCGTCTTCGGGCTCGTCGAGCCCGCACGCTGA
- a CDS encoding VOC family protein — translation MTYGKFITCLWFDYGEARKAAEFYAATFPDSHVGSGHYAASDYPGGEAGNEITVDFTVLGQQFVGLNGGPNFKANESVSFMVLTEDQAETDRYWNAIVDNGGQESACGWCKDRWGFSWQITPRVLLEAMDNPDRAAAKRAMDAMMTMRKIDVAAIEAAIRGEQVPA, via the coding sequence ATGACGTACGGCAAATTCATCACCTGCCTGTGGTTCGATTACGGCGAGGCGCGCAAGGCGGCCGAATTCTATGCCGCCACCTTCCCCGACAGCCATGTCGGGTCGGGCCACTATGCCGCGTCCGACTATCCGGGCGGCGAAGCGGGCAACGAGATCACGGTCGACTTCACCGTGCTCGGGCAGCAGTTCGTCGGCCTCAATGGCGGGCCCAACTTCAAGGCGAATGAATCGGTCAGCTTCATGGTGCTGACCGAGGACCAGGCCGAGACCGACCGCTATTGGAACGCGATCGTCGACAACGGCGGCCAGGAGAGCGCCTGCGGCTGGTGCAAGGACCGCTGGGGCTTCTCGTGGCAGATCACGCCGCGGGTGCTGCTCGAAGCGATGGACAATCCCGACCGCGCCGCCGCCAAGCGGGCGATGGATGCGATGATGACGATGCGCAAGATCGACGTCGCCGCGATCGAGGCCGCCATCCGCGGCGAGCAGGTGCCGGCATGA
- a CDS encoding dihydrofolate reductase family protein, translating to MRRIVGGVFQSLDGVMQAPGGPTEDPTGGFALGGWSTSFWDEAMGEAMGGLFSQPYDLLLGRKTYEIFAAHWPYATEGPDKEIAEQFNRIAKYVVTSSTDPLAWNNSHIVGGDVTARVAELKAGDGPDLLIQGSTTLYPQLFAAGLIDRLFVMTFPVVLGGGKRLFGPGTPSFALRLVDQKVSTTGVTIATYEPAGPVPIGSFQLAEPSAAEVARQERMRIEG from the coding sequence ATGCGTAGGATCGTCGGCGGCGTCTTCCAGTCGCTCGACGGGGTGATGCAGGCACCCGGCGGCCCCACCGAGGACCCGACCGGCGGCTTCGCGCTCGGCGGCTGGTCGACCAGCTTCTGGGACGAAGCGATGGGCGAGGCGATGGGCGGGCTGTTCTCCCAGCCCTACGACCTGCTGCTCGGCCGCAAGACCTATGAGATCTTCGCCGCGCACTGGCCCTATGCCACCGAGGGACCGGACAAGGAGATCGCGGAGCAGTTCAACCGGATCGCCAAATACGTCGTCACCTCGTCGACCGATCCGCTGGCGTGGAACAACAGCCACATCGTCGGCGGCGATGTCACGGCGCGGGTCGCCGAGCTCAAGGCGGGCGACGGGCCCGACCTGCTCATCCAGGGCAGCACGACGCTCTACCCGCAGCTGTTCGCGGCGGGGCTGATCGACCGGTTGTTCGTGATGACGTTCCCGGTGGTGCTCGGCGGCGGCAAGCGGCTGTTCGGACCGGGCACACCGTCGTTCGCACTCAGGCTGGTCGACCAGAAGGTCTCCACCACTGGCGTGACGATCGCGACCTATGAGCCGGCCGGGCCGGTGCCGATCGGGTCGTTCCAGCTTGCCGAGCCGAGTGCGGCGGAGGTGGCGCGGCAGGAGAGGATGAGGATCGAGGGGTAG
- a CDS encoding J domain-containing protein produces the protein MPGKDRPNARFHGRVEAGDRLCEEPGCDQPGEFRAPPLEGSGASGEGPGRYRWLCLDHVRAFNAGYNFFNGMTPEEIHDAQRPYAGWERETRAFSTAGADRPPRWADFSDPLDAIGARFRERMATERARADGKPLLPEDRAALRVLGLGVDADRKALRARYSELVRKFHPDRNGGDRTHEAALQKVVEAYQRLRKAPAFA, from the coding sequence ATGCCCGGAAAGGATCGTCCCAACGCCCGCTTCCACGGCCGCGTGGAAGCGGGCGATCGGCTGTGCGAGGAACCGGGCTGCGATCAGCCCGGCGAGTTCCGCGCGCCGCCTCTGGAGGGCTCGGGCGCGAGCGGGGAGGGGCCGGGGCGTTACCGCTGGCTGTGCCTCGATCATGTCCGCGCGTTCAACGCCGGCTATAATTTCTTCAACGGCATGACGCCGGAGGAGATCCACGACGCGCAGCGTCCCTATGCCGGCTGGGAGCGCGAGACCCGCGCCTTCTCCACCGCCGGCGCCGACCGCCCGCCGCGCTGGGCCGACTTCAGCGACCCGCTCGACGCGATCGGCGCGCGCTTCCGCGAACGGATGGCGACAGAGAGGGCGCGCGCCGACGGCAAGCCGCTGCTGCCCGAGGACCGCGCGGCGCTGCGCGTGCTGGGGCTCGGCGTCGACGCCGACCGCAAGGCGCTGCGCGCGCGCTATTCGGAGCTGGTCCGCAAATTCCACCCCGACCGCAACGGCGGCGACCGCACCCATGAGGCGGCGCTGCAGAAGGTGGTCGAGGCGTACCAGCGGCTGAGGAAGGCGCCGGCGTTCGCGTGA
- a CDS encoding BolA family protein produces the protein MTAPATGPVAAEITVRLREALDPTHLEVIDDSAGHRGHAGHNPAGESHFTVIVESPAFAGLNRVARQRLVNAALADLLRERVHALVIRARAPGEA, from the coding sequence ATGACAGCTCCCGCCACCGGCCCCGTCGCCGCCGAAATCACCGTCCGCCTCCGCGAGGCGCTCGATCCGACGCACCTCGAGGTCATCGACGACAGCGCCGGCCATCGCGGCCATGCCGGGCATAATCCGGCGGGCGAATCGCACTTCACCGTGATCGTCGAAAGCCCCGCCTTCGCCGGATTGAACCGCGTCGCGCGCCAGCGGTTGGTGAACGCGGCGCTGGCGGACCTCCTCCGCGAGCGCGTCCATGCGCTCGTGATCCGGGCGCGTGCTCCCGGAGAGGCATGA
- a CDS encoding glutathione S-transferase — MIYNLWYWTGIQGRGEFVRLAMEAAGIAYRDCARELGDEALVADMKLRSGGRGPFAPPYIEFNGMVIAHVANILLYLGERHDLAPPAMADRYWLHQLQLTITDFVAEVHDVHHPVGADLYYEEQKAEAARAAERFREARIPKFLHHFDAAANANPGPWVINHRWTYVDCSLFQLVEGLRYMFPERMAAIEGDYPTLLRIHDQVAELPGIQSYLQSDRRIAFNTDGIFRHYPELDAA; from the coding sequence ATGATCTACAATCTCTGGTACTGGACCGGCATCCAGGGACGCGGCGAGTTCGTCCGGCTGGCGATGGAAGCGGCCGGTATCGCCTATCGCGACTGTGCGCGCGAGCTTGGCGACGAGGCGCTGGTCGCCGACATGAAGCTGCGCAGCGGGGGCCGCGGCCCCTTTGCCCCGCCCTATATCGAGTTCAACGGGATGGTGATCGCGCATGTCGCCAACATCCTGCTCTATCTCGGCGAGCGGCACGATCTCGCACCTCCGGCGATGGCCGACCGGTATTGGCTCCACCAGCTCCAGCTCACCATCACCGATTTCGTCGCCGAGGTGCATGACGTCCATCACCCGGTCGGCGCGGACCTCTATTACGAGGAGCAGAAGGCCGAAGCCGCGCGCGCCGCCGAGCGGTTCCGCGAGGCGCGCATCCCCAAGTTCCTCCACCATTTCGATGCGGCGGCGAACGCCAATCCCGGCCCATGGGTGATCAATCACCGCTGGACCTATGTCGACTGCTCGCTGTTCCAGCTCGTCGAGGGGCTGCGCTACATGTTTCCGGAGCGCATGGCGGCGATCGAAGGCGACTATCCGACGCTCCTGCGTATCCACGACCAGGTCGCCGAGCTGCCCGGCATCCAATCCTACTTGCAGAGCGACCGCCGCATCGCGTTCAATACCGACGGCATTTTCCGCCACTATCCGGAGCTTGATGCGGCATGA
- a CDS encoding pirin family protein has translation MTNEDLFIHTIAPVTHDLGGFKVHRTLPSKPRTMVGPFIFFDQMGPAILDAGTGIDVRPHPHINLATVTYLFAGAIDHRDSLGTNARIEPGAVNLMTAGHGIVHSERSPADERAHGPELSGIQTWLALPDGAEDIDPAFEHVTRDDLPVVEDECAKARVIMGSLWGRRAPTTTYADTVYADIQLAAGGAIPIDADAEERAIYVGVGEATLDGLTLEPMTLYVLRPGTAATLRSDSGARVMLCGGEAFATPRHVWWNFVSSSRDRINQAKEDWKAGRFPKVPGDDKEFIPIPEVPKTVSYP, from the coding sequence ATGACCAACGAGGACCTCTTCATCCACACCATCGCTCCGGTCACGCACGACCTCGGCGGGTTCAAGGTCCACCGGACGCTGCCGTCGAAGCCGCGGACGATGGTCGGCCCCTTCATCTTCTTCGACCAGATGGGGCCGGCGATCCTCGACGCCGGCACCGGCATCGACGTGCGGCCGCATCCGCACATCAACCTCGCCACCGTCACCTATCTGTTCGCCGGCGCGATCGACCATCGCGATTCGCTCGGCACCAATGCGCGGATCGAGCCGGGCGCGGTCAACCTGATGACCGCCGGCCACGGCATCGTCCATTCCGAGCGCTCCCCGGCCGACGAGCGGGCGCACGGGCCGGAGCTGTCGGGCATCCAGACCTGGCTGGCGCTGCCTGACGGCGCCGAGGACATCGACCCGGCGTTCGAGCACGTCACCCGCGACGACCTGCCGGTGGTCGAGGACGAGTGCGCCAAGGCGCGCGTGATCATGGGATCGCTGTGGGGCCGCCGGGCGCCGACCACCACCTATGCCGACACCGTCTATGCCGACATCCAGCTCGCCGCGGGCGGCGCGATCCCGATCGACGCCGATGCCGAGGAGCGCGCGATCTATGTCGGCGTCGGCGAGGCGACGCTCGACGGGCTGACGCTGGAGCCGATGACGCTCTACGTCCTGCGGCCGGGCACCGCGGCGACGCTGCGCTCGGATAGCGGCGCGCGCGTGATGCTGTGCGGCGGCGAGGCGTTCGCGACGCCGCGTCATGTGTGGTGGAACTTCGTCTCGTCGAGCCGCGACCGCATCAACCAGGCCAAGGAGGACTGGAAGGCCGGGCGCTTCCCGAAGGTGCCGGGGGACGACAAGGAGTTCATCCCGATCCCGGAGGTGCCGAAGACGGTGAGCTATCCGTGA